The genomic window gatgggaagctgaggctcagagaggtgaatcGTTTTCCTAGAGTCACACAGCTGACCAAAGAGCATGTGCTGCCAACTCCAAGGCTGTGTGCCCCCTTCCCGGCCCCTGCAGTGTGTGTCTCTGAGCCCGGCCCAGCCACTGTCCCCATGCCCAGCCACTATCCCCATGCACAGCCCCTGGCCTCCAGTTAACTTCGGATGTCCGGGAAGGGAGATGAGGCTCCCCTGGACTTCATGCCATCCACACGAGCAGCCCGTGGGTGGCAGGCAGTCACTTACTCTCTTCAACGCATGCCGCCTTGCTGGCCTTCTCAAAATCAATCACAGACAGCGTCTCCAGAACCCGCTTTTGCTGTGCAGCTTCTTCCAGAAGGCGTTCCTGGACCATCCTCGACAGATTAGGAGAGGCCAGTTTCTGGGAAGCAGCCCATGATGCTCCAGGTTAGCACAGAACATGCCGTCCGACATCGGCCATCATGACCACAGCCCCACCTTCCCTGTGCCCATCCTTTCTGTCTCATCCCCCCGCACCAAGGTGGCTGAGGTGATAGGATACAGGCCGGAGCTGCCAGGGGCTGCCTTCACCACCAGAAAGGGCGAATCAGACTGAAAGGAAAGCCAACCCACACAGAAAAGCAGAGccgagggagggagagacacagTCCTGATGACATTTGAAGCCCTGGATCCACCTGGGCCTGAagcccacctctgggcctttcaATTCTGTGAGCcagtaaattttcctttttctcgagcCAGTTTGGATTGGAGTTCTGGCATCTACAGCTGAGAGTCGCAGCCACTGCCTTTGATTCAGGGCCAGGGCTGCATGAGAGCCACATGACTGTCCAcccaggcctggcctgggcctgCGCAGAGGGAGCTCCTCAGTCTCCCTGGCTCCCAGCGCCTGGCTCCCTCGCTCCTGCACCACGCTTCCCACCACCTTCAAGGTCCACCTTTTGCAGAGAGGACTCCCAACCCTCAGCCCAGGCCCCTGTCCCTCGGCCACCTCCAGCAGAGCCTTGCAGACTTGGAGGTGTATGGTGAGCAGCGTGTCCAGCTCCAGGGTGCCGGCCGTGAGCTCCCTGGACGATGCCTGCAGCGATGGCGCTGGGGGTGGCGTCCCGTCCCTCCTGAGTTGAATTGAGAAGAACTGGGTGAGCGCTCCGGGTGGCGGTTCCACTCCCTCGGAGGGTGGAGGGGCCCCCCTCCCTGCAGAGCTCTGACCAGGGGGCGGCTGCGGGCCCCAGGGCGGTGTGGTGGAGCTGAGGAGAACACTAAGGGGAAAGGAAGAGCAACAACAGGCGCACGACACAAACTCGGTGCCATGGTGTCCCCAGGCCTGGGGGGGCCACCGTCCGTGATGCTGGATAGGTCTGCCCCTTCCAGCCTCAGTTTACTCGTCTATAAAGTGGGGACAGGAGCCCCAGGCTCAGGCAGTGAGGGTGAATGAGATGCGCCCCACAGTAGAGCTGACCCCGAGGCCTGAGGAAGGATGGGAGTGACCCGGGAGTGTGGGGGCAGTGCCACCCCCCCGTGGGATGGCAGAGGAGAGGAGCAGTGGAGACACCTCTGTGCCGCTGAGATTGGGATGGAAGACGCGCTCGGGGCTGTGGAGGGgcggcggggctgggggaggaagggcGCGGACGGGCAAGGGTGCAGGAGACGGGGGCACAGGGCGCCGCTGCGCGTTGGCTCAGTGGAGGACAGAGGTGCTACTGTGCGCTCAGCTTTTTATGATAAACAGAAAGCCCATTGCTCGTAGTAGAAGGCTCCGGGCCAGGCTGGGGTGTCCTCGGTCTGCAGTGGTCACCAgggccctgctctgtgccaggccatGGACACATGGGCTCTGGCGGTGGAGGCAGGGGCCGGAGCGGGCAGATGGGCACTCACCGTGGGCCCGGGGAGCCCCCGAGCAGGGCCAGACGGCGCGCACCCAGGTCGGCGTGGAGGAAGGCGAAGCTCTCCAGGACGCACTCCAGCAGGCTCTCGGTGGAGGCGCGCTCCTGGCAGGCGACCCGGGGCTGTGGACGATGGGGACCCTGAGGGGTGGCCCCTTGCCCGCCCAGCCCAGCACACCCACCTCCTAGCGGCCCAGCCACGGCGCCGTCCCTCAGTGGGGGTCCCGGTCTGCCAGGTCGGGACAGGCCGGGGTAGGCACTCCCCGAGGTCTGTCCTGAGTGGCCTATGACAAGGTGTGGTGCAAAAGCTTGAGGGAGACAGAGCTGAAAGCCTCCCCATCACAGACATCCACAGGGACGGGACAAGGGACAGGAGTGAGGGAGCGGTCTGGGGACCACGGAGAGCAGGAGAGCCAGTGCCCTCTGCTCAGCAGCCACCGCCAGAGAACAGGCCGGTGTGGCCAGGTCGTTCAACTTCCTAAGAAAAGCTGGAAACCTAGATTTTTGTGGGAGGCCACCCAGTTTATAAATAACAACAACTACCTCCAAATTATGTTTAAATATGGTGTGGGCCAGGCCAACACCTCTTCAGGGCTCCAAGGCTGCCAGGCGAGCCCCTCGACTCCAGGGGTCACTTCTCCCAGGGAACGTGAGAGAAGAGGAGACTGGAGGCAGACCCTCCCCGGGGAGGGGCCTTGGAACCACCGCTCCTGCCACTGGTGCTCAGTGCCTCCAGGTGACAGGTCCCTTCCTTGGCATCTAGAAATCCACGAATGGAAATTCCGGTCTTGTTCCGATATGTGGTGGGACTCCAGGGCTGGCTCCCGTCCCCGTGCCCAGCTCACTGGGCCTCGTCCCAACTAAGTGCGCCTAAGACATAGCCCGAGCAGACACACTGCCCCCGAGCCAGAGCTGGGGCCCTAAGAGGGGGCCCCAAGAGAAAACCTTGAGCAACGGGAGAGTAACAAGGCGAGTTGCAGAGGTTTCCTTTCTGGTAGAAAGtttgtgtgtgcgcgcgcacgcATAGTTAGTTCTCATCGTTCGCAGTGGTTGTGGTCTCTAAAGTCGCCGCGGACACCGAACCGTTGCTCCTGGGGGTGCCACGGCCGTGAGCCTcaggtcacaacattttcatcaaccatCAGCACAGAACCTCGTTGACGCGGGTTTCTGTTCAAAGGCGCTGTATTTAATATCTGCTGTTGACTGGCCAGCACTGAGCTCACAGCCAGCAGCACCGTGAcccgcgccggagccagctgacAGAACGCACGCACTTTCTCCAGAAGGCCCATCACCGCTCCCTGCGCTTGGGGATGCTGGACGGCACGTCAGCATGCCGCTCATGGGCCGTTGTAAACAGTGGAATCGCCAAAAACAAGTACAACCATGTGAAAAACAGCACTAACTAGACTGAGGGGGACACTTGCATCCAGGTGGCCGACACGAGAAAGCAGAGCATCAGCGCGTCCCACCTCCGCAGGGATGCGCATCGGGACGTGGCGTTCCCCCTGCACACGCCCTCGAGCGACCATGGGGCATCGAGCATATTGACTTTGGGGTTACAGATAAATTCTAGCGAGTGGGTGAATTTGCAAAAACAGAACCCGTGAATAGTGAGAGCCAGCTGTATAGACTGAAATATATGCACGTACGTATTTACACACATAGAAGCGTGTGTATATTCTCTTTCAAAAGTCAAACTAAACCACAGCCTCTCCTCATTTGTTCTGTTCTAACTTGGTTTGCCAAACAAAGAAGTTCCTCAAAGGCGTTCAAAATTATTGCCTTCTTGCAGTCTTATTTTAAGATTTCTAGGTAAAGTGGGTATAATTTTTCAGAATACAGGTCTGTGGCAGAAGCTGCGTCGTGCCAACTCACGCTGTTCTATGTAAGAATGCTTTTAAGAAACACAAAAAGGTGACACCCTTTCTGCAATCCTTCTCTCCAGATCTTCCGGCAGGTCCTTTTTAAAGACCGCAGCGGTGGCCAACAGTCAGTCTGTTTTTAAAGTTCCCGGGCGTGGATGCAGGCTCAGCTCCCTGTCACCTGGCTGTGTGTGATGTGGGGGTGAACCAGCCAGGACTGAGTTTGGAAGAGACGGAAGCTACGGCAGTGCCCCTGCATCCTCCACAGGCATGGTGTTTGCATAAGTTAACTGCTGTGTCAGTGGGTGCTGGTGTTAGACATTTTATTTGACGTACATTTAAAGTTATGTAAACCAAAGAAAATGGCACAGTCTGCCCTGGCCTGCACCTCTGGACGCCACCTGAGAACGGCCCCTGGCGTGGGCCCTGTCGAGAAGCTTCCGTGTGGGGTGTGGCTCTGACCCTGAGAGCACCCCAAGCTTGGGATCTTAATGCCGAGCCGCAGCCCCAGCTGACCGGGTCAGAAGATGTAAGACGGGCTGGGTTCTGGCCAGGTCCACTCTGAGCCCCGACTTCCTCTGAGAATCCTCCTCCCAGCCTGATAAGCCTGCTGTCCCCACTTGGCAGGTGagcagactgaggcccagagaggagacaTCGCCCGCCCGGGTCACATGGCgtgaggcagggaggccagcccAGGCTGGCTGCCCCCAGAACCCACTCCCAATCGTTACACCATCAGCAAAGCCAGGTGCTGCCCAGCAAAGAGGGGACATACCTTCAGCCGGTCCCTGAAGCCGAGGACCTGGTACTCCAGCTCCCGGAGCCGGGGCTGGGTGGAGTCCATGGATCCCAGTAAGTCCAGGACCTCCTGGAGGGGCCCCTCAAGGCTCTCCCCAGGCCCGTCCGCTCCGTGCCTGATTTCTCCTTCATCGGGGGCTTCCTGGCTCCCTGAGATCCTGTGGTCTTGGAATGGGGAGCCCCGTGGCAGGGTGGGGCTCTCTGCTCCCAAATTCCTCCAGCCAGGCGGCTCCACGCGCGAGCCTCCGGCCAGGTGGGCCGCCTCTGGCAGAAGGCCCAGGACCGGGGGGTCCTCCTGAGCCTCCTCTTCAATGGAGGCGTTGGGGCCGATGGCCAAGGGCAGGAACCCCACATCTGAGGTGGACGCTGATGTGCTGGTCTCAGTGTCCCGGGGGTCCTCGGAGCTGAAGGAGTCCATCTCAGGCAGCTCCTGACTGTGGCTCCGCAGGCCGGGGCCCTGCAGGTCACTGTCAGACAGGCAGCTGAGGACGGAGGTGGCCCTCGGCCTACCCACCAGCAAGGCCTGCTGTGCTGGCTGCTGCAGGACAGACTGGAGAGAGAGACATAGGACCTGCCTCACCGGCCATCCCAGGGACGCCCATGGCTGCCCCGAGGCCCCCACAGACGCTTGCTCTGCACGCTCACATTCTCAGGATGACTGAGGTCCGCCAAGGTGATTGGCGACCCAGAGGTGCTGCCAGGAGCCTGGAACCTCTCCCTGTCGCCGTCACCCCTGTAACTCACTCCTttccagccccagtggcctccttgctgtttcttaCACCCTCCAGGCTCATTCGCagattcccacctcagggcctttgaactgACTATGTTCTCAGCGTCACTGATGGGTGACGTTCTTCCCCATGTGTTGTGGCTTGTGCCCTTGCCCCCTCAGGTCCTtactcagatgtcaccttttCTAGGGACCTTTCCCTGGACACTTTATCTTAAATAGTAACTCCCACCTTGCCCTGGTGGTCCCTTCCCCCACGCTGGATTTCCCCCTGCTCCTGATGTCCTCACCTGGCCTAGAGCCTAGCCGTGGttttgaatgagtgagtgaatgaaggagtgaGGACCTGGCTGTGGTACGCACTGAGTGTTCATCCTCTGAAAACAGCAGCTGTCCTGAAGCATTCAGCGGTCACCCGCCCTAAGGGGCTTCCGATCCCACTGCGTTCCACCCTCGCCTCCAGGAGGGCGCAGCGTTCTGACCTCTAGAGGCCGGCCCGGGCCGGAGCAGAGGGCAACGATCTGAATGCAGGCGTGCGGCACAAACCCTCGCCCTCTGCGTGTCAAGCAGCCCCAGCATCACGGTCGATGCTCCTGCTGCCCCGCCTCTTGCCTGGCCTCCTCTCAAGCACTTCtcgttattcattcatttaccccTCACAAGACCCCATCAGGGCAGTGCTGTCATTCTCATTTCTCTGATACAGAAATCGAACTCCAGAGAGGTTGAGCAACTTGTCGAAGGTCACACTTCAGGTAAGAGGCATAGACAGAATTTGAACCTAGGCTGTggggctccagagtccatgctctccACTATAGATGACATGTCAACCGAGATGCGCTGGCCCCCATGACCAGACAGTCTTCTGTAAGCGCACAGGTTGCTGGGCTCGTGTAAAGCCTCGCTCCCCGCTGAGGGTCCAGCCCAGCGTCACCCTCCCCGCCCCCGTCTCTCTGCCTAGACTCTTGCTGGGGCACGCGCTGTGGGGAGGCACTCGCACTCGGGTGGAGGGACACATGTGCAAGGTTCTTCACTGCCCTGTCGCTGGCGACACCAAAAACGCAAGCAGCCTCAATGTCTCAAAGGAAGTAGGATGCAGCCACACATGCACGTGGCGCGGGAGAGACTGAGGGAGCCCGGGACAGGGGGCTCTGCTCTGCCGCCCGTGCCTCACGAGGCTAAAGAGGCTGCTCTGGAGGGGGAGCCGGAGGAGGAGGCGCCCCGGCTGCCAGGCGGCACGGAGCGGATCCAGGGGAAGGCGACCACAGTGGTTGCCGCTAGGGAGGGGACCAGTTCCCTGGCGGCCGCAGGAAAGATGTTTCACTGTACACGGTCTCAGAGTATTACCTGCTAGAAACACATACTGCGTTCAAGTTTGAAACAAACGCATTGGAGGCCCAGGCCACGGCTGGGGCGGTGGAACCGTCCAGAGAGCCCATCCCAggcgcccaggaaccaaatccagaGGCCCCCAGCGTGGAGAGCCAGCAGCAAGAGGAGAAAGCACAGAAAACACCCAGGAGAACCCCAAGGAAGGGAGGCTGAGCCCAGGCTCGCTACTTCTGGAGGTGGCCGCTGCTGGCCCAGCCCCCGTGCCGGCTCGGAGAGCACCCCCCAGGCCCCACAGGCTCACTCACCAGGTAGTATCTCTCCCGGAAGCTGGGGGTGCTCGGGGGCGTCCAGTTGTACAAGGAGCCCTTCCTGCTCCCCAGGGAGAACTTGCCCGTGGGGCTGGGCGACACCAGGAAGCTCTCGGTGTCAAACGGGCTGGAGGAGAGGACAGGGGTCACCGGTCCTGGGAGGACATTGGCACAGACAGGACCCAGGGGTCTCAGGAGGATGGAGGCTGGGGGAGGCGCAGGGCCTGGCCAGTGCCCAGGAACTCAAGGTCCCCATTCGCAGCCGTCTGGGAAACGTCTCTCGGCCTCCAGCACGCTGAGGCCCTTGGCCGGATGGCACATGTGAGGGACACCCCGCTCAGAGGCCCCTCGAGCAGCTCAGCAGGTGAGCGGTGGCCGCTCAGTTCTGCCATTGTCTGGGTAGACTGTGTCCCCACCCCTCAGATTGCTCATCTGGAAGGGGCGCCACTACAGAAGGATGTCGTGTCGGCCCCGTGACGGGTGAGGCTGGGTCCACGGCAGGGTGGGGGGGTGACGCTCAGCCTGGCGCAGGTGGGCCCACGGGCAGAGGCCCTGCAGCCCTTCCAGGACACCTCCCCTGCCCGCCCAGGGCCCGGCCGAGGTGGTGTGGCGCTGGCAGCCCTCTGCCCTGTGTGCTCCAGGGGGCTCCCAGAGCACGTGCTCCGGCCCCTAGAcaaatggggacactgaggctgggGTGACCACTCGCCCAAATTCACCTGCCTCCTGAGAGACAGCAGCAGCTCTGGGGCCACGCCCAGACACCCACCCCAGGGGAGTGGGGACCGGCCCCCGCTGGTCAGAGTGAGCTGCAGGAcaggcagcccagcccagccccttggTGCCTGCTGCATCTGCCCTGGGGAACGAGGGGAAGGGTCCGTCGAAATGCAGGGTCTCACTGGGGAAGAGAGCGCTGTTGCCCACCCGCCCTCTGGGAACCACCCGCGGCCACTGAAATGCAATGCTCAGggcagcacccccaccccaggcaggaGCGTTCCATGAGTGTCCCCCATCCACgggtctgtggcccagggggCACTCAAGGTGACCGATCAGCCTGAGCCCGCTGGGCAGCAGGGGTCAGAGAGGACTGAGGTGCGGGAGCAGCAGGGAGCACcatcctgggcagagacagccCCTCCAGGGAGCCCAGCCCAGGGGGCCGCTTGGCTCTTGAAAAGCCACTCGTTCCAAAGTGAGAAGGAATTACAACTCAGAGGGGCGAGGCCTGCCAGAGGGTCTGGCCCAGGCCTGTCCCTGGGGCAGGATGAGGGCAGGATGCCCATGTGGATGCTAGTGCGTGGTCAGGCCACCAGGGGGAGCCAGCAAGggcctgtctcttctctctgggtGGGAGTCCCTCGGTGGGAGCTTGGGGCTGGCCTTGGGGtggggcagcagggctggggaaGTGGCCCCTACTCACTTCCACAGCACCTCCAGCTGCAGCTTGATGGTGCCCAGCTCTGTGATGTCCACCACAATGACCTGCGGCCGGGTCGTGAAGAAGTCGGCGATGTCACATGTCACTGTGCCCACCGCCAGCGAGCTCAGGCCCCGCAGCTCTGTCACCTGGGGGATGGGGAGTTGTGGGTGGTCTCCGATCGGAGCCCCTGGGTGCCCCGGCCCTGCCCCTAGGCCCCACCCACCTTGATCTCGAGGTTCTCGTGCAGGGTGGGGATGAaggccttctcctcttcctcccaggtCTGACTGTCATCCGACTCAATCCGGCCCTTCAACCTCCAGCGCTGGCGGCCCAGGCGCATGAGCACCTGTGGACGAGGCCCAAGAAGGGACAGGTCAGCCCCAGGTGGACGCCCCACCTGCCAGGGGGCCCTCCCTTCCAGCCAGGTGGGGATGGGGACAAACCCAGCTGGGACCCCAGTTCCCAGCAGCTCCCAACCCCCAAGGCCTGGCGGGGAGCCCTGAGGACTGACCCTAGAGGGTGGCCATACCTCGTACTGGTCTCCAGGACAGAGGCGTGCATAGCCCACCAAGCCTGGAACACAGAGACGGGCTGATCTCCTCTTGCCCTCCGCTGCCCCTGCCCGTGGACCACAGGCCCTCACCGGggatgccccctgcccccacccaagGGTAGGTAGCAGCTTCACGGAGGGATAAGCTGTCATGACGGACACTAGCCAGGCCTGGGCCCTCACATCCAACTCACAGAGGGGACgggactttcccaaggtcacatgtcACACGAATGGGAacccagggctgggcctggaccACTGGGAGTCTGACCAACCCTTGACCCTCAGCAGAAGTCCGGGAGCCCCAGAAGTTCTGACACCCCACCCAGACTGGCCTCTGCCCCTACTCAGCTCATTACCTTTCATCCTGACGTGGAACTCGCCCAGGTGAACCTCCAGGGCCCCCTCGATGAGCCACATGTCCTGCAAAGCCCCACACAGGGCGCTCGCCGCTGGCCCGGGATTGGCCGCGGGGGAACGCACAGACCCTGCCGTCAGAGGCCCATGGGCGGAGAACCATCTTCCCCGgggcccaccccagcccccagcgcCCGCGCCCACCTCGGTGCACTCCTGCAGGCTGCGGTCCAGCTCCTGCAGGCTCTCCCGAGAGGCACGGCTGGGCGGGCACCGGGAGAAGGCACGCTGCATGTTGGAGGCGCCGTCGCGCAGGCGGCACTGGATGCAGTAGCCCTCGTAGAGCTCATCCACCTGTGGGCACAGGCCGCTGGGTGCCACCCGGGCTGGGGGGGCAGGGCCCCAGGGCCACCTGCCACCCTCACCCTCGGAGAGGCTGCCCCAGCTGacatccccaccccaacccctgatGGCATCGCACCCTGCACGGTCACGCTCTCGACTCTCGTTCCCCCACCCCATAGAGGGTGAGCCCACGGGGGCAGGGACCACGTCTGCCTCGTCCACTCCATATCCCCACACCTGGCAGCGGCTGGCGTGCAGTTGGTGCACAATGAAAACTAGTGAACTGGACAGGGAAGGcgtcacccccacccctgcctgagTTTTCGGCTATAAAACAGGGGAGGTGGGTTCCTCATGTCCTGGGGGAGAGTAAAGCGAGATCTTGGAAGGGTCTACAGACTTTAAAGCTTAAAGGACTTGCTGTGCGACTTTGGGCCAACCcttgtccctctctgggcctccactcTCCCATCACTACAATGGGAGTTTGGACTCAACCTTCCCAGCCCTCTGAGACCAAGCATGAGGTTTTGCTGTCTAAACCCCACAGTCCACCCCTGGTCCCCACCTCAGGGCTCGGCCCTGCAGCCCCGGCTCCTCTTCAGCTTCCTCCAGCCGCCCAGCACCCGGAAGGCTGGGAGCTAACCCAGCGGAGGCCCAGCCAGCCCAAGACTTCCCCGGCCCCAGCCTGCGGCACGGCAGGGCCCACTGACCTT from Equus asinus isolate D_3611 breed Donkey chromosome 15, EquAss-T2T_v2, whole genome shotgun sequence includes these protein-coding regions:
- the RIPOR3 gene encoding RIPOR family member 3 isoform X5, whose translation is MVTAMSVRVRFLSSGDAGAVGVVGRSASFAGFSSAQSRRIAKSIHGNSVRSRMPAKSSKMYGTLRKGSVGPDPKPQQVKKIFEALKRGLKEHLCVQQAELGYLSGRHKDARRNSRLAFYYDLDKQTRSVERHIRKMEFHISKVDELYEGYCIQCRLRDGASNMQRAFSRCPPSRASRESLQELDRSLQECTEDMWLIEGALEVHLGEFHVRMKGLVGYARLCPGDQYEVLMRLGRQRWRLKGRIESDDSQTWEEEEKAFIPTLHENLEIKVTELRGLSSLAVGTVTCDIADFFTTRPQVIVVDITELGTIKLQLEVLWNPFDTESFLVSPSPTGKFSLGSRKGSLYNWTPPSTPSFRERYYLSVLQQPAQQALLVGRPRATSVLSCLSDSDLQGPGLRSHSQELPEMDSFSSEDPRDTETSTSASTSDVGFLPLAIGPNASIEEEAQEDPPVLGLLPEAAHLAGGSRVEPPGWRNLGAESPTLPRGSPFQDHRISGSQEAPDEGEIRHGADGPGESLEGPLQEVLDLLGSMDSTQPRLRELEYQVLGFRDRLKPRVACQERASTESLLECVLESFAFLHADLGARRLALLGGSPGPRRDGTPPPAPSLQASSRELTAGTLELDTLLTIHLQVCKALLEKLASPNLSRMVQERLLEEAAQQKRVLETLSVIDFEKASKAACVEEILAQAAQRKGCLRLWRGCAGPSGVLSCPGSALLHQLKRTFLRRVRAKYPGQLETVCRRLLEQVISCGGLLPGVRAPEQQTVTWFQFHSYLQRQSVADLEKHFAQLTKEVMLVEELQCTGQVKTLRKLQGKRLDQLQPLPQTLRAWALLQLDGTPRVCRAASARLASAAKNKSFREKALLYYTAALAEDDAKLQQAACVALKHLRGIESIDQIASLCQCEREAVRAAAREATLSFGEKGRLAFEKMDKLRSEQREAAFCQEADVEITVF
- the RIPOR3 gene encoding RIPOR family member 3 isoform X4, giving the protein MVTAMSVRVRFLSSGDAGAVGVVGRSASFAGFSSAQSRRIAKSIHGNSVRSRMPAKSSKMYGTLRKGSVGPDPKPQQVKKIFEALKRGLKEHLCVQQAELGYLSGRHKDARRNSRLAFYYDLDKKQTRSVERHIRKMEFHISKVDELYEGYCIQCRLRDGASNMQRAFSRCPPSRASRESLQELDRSLQECTEDMWLIEGALEVHLGEFHVRMKGLVGYARLCPGDQYEVLMRLGRQRWRLKGRIESDDSQTWEEEEKAFIPTLHENLEIKVTELRGLSSLAVGTVTCDIADFFTTRPQVIVVDITELGTIKLQLEVLWNPFDTESFLVSPSPTGKFSLGSRKGSLYNWTPPSTPSFRERYYLSVLQQPAQQALLVGRPRATSVLSCLSDSDLQGPGLRSHSQELPEMDSFSSEDPRDTETSTSASTSDVGFLPLAIGPNASIEEEAQEDPPVLGLLPEAAHLAGGSRVEPPGWRNLGAESPTLPRGSPFQDHRISGSQEAPDEGEIRHGADGPGESLEGPLQEVLDLLGSMDSTQPRLRELEYQVLGFRDRLKPRVACQERASTESLLECVLESFAFLHADLGARRLALLGGSPGPRRDGTPPPAPSLQASSRELTAGTLELDTLLTIHLQVCKALLEKLASPNLSRMVQERLLEEAAQQKRVLETLSVIDFEKASKAACVEEILAQAAQRKGCLRLWRGCAGPSGVLSCPGSALLHQLKRTFLRRVRAKYPGQLETVCRRLLEQVISCGGLLPGVRAPEQQTVTWFQFHSYLQRQSVADLEKHFAQLTKEVMLVEELQCTGQVKTLRKLQGKRLDQLQPLPQTLRAWALLQLDGTPRVCRAASARLASAAKNKSFREKALLYYTAALAEDDAKLQQAACVALKHLRGIESIDQIASLCQCEREAVRAAAREATLSFGEKGRLAFEKMDKLRSEQREAAFCQEADVEITVF